One genomic region from Rosa rugosa chromosome 1, drRosRugo1.1, whole genome shotgun sequence encodes:
- the LOC133743642 gene encoding uncharacterized protein LOC133743642 — protein MALEFRSYRDDAWYDARVVTEGRRGTRLRIKFFNFGDDQDEFVHAKNLKKLQDVDALRSRFRKISFQFQDTDCSRVEPGLLVCAARPVGDGDLKFYDAVFRGVVKKEHQIVKGVEACKCTFILDWIDSGETGSCTVENICRVQDTSDEELDPALISFLNKARERIETTFCTRLRITSGDVYDLRASHKDASRSTAAMALSGSVEGMGADSDSLRISYEAAHPKERYKASFSQPLVFESKWNRCRVF, from the exons ATGGCGTTAGAGTTCAGGTCGTACAGGGACGACGCGTGGTACGACGCTCGCGTCGTGACGGAGGGCCGCCGTGGTACTCGCCTGAGAATCAAGTTCTTCAACTTCGGCGACGACCAGGACGAGTTCGTCCACGCCAAGAACTTGAAGAAGCTCCAAGACGTCGACGCTCTGAGGTCTCGGTTCAGGAAAATCTCTTTCCAGTTTCAGGACACGGATTGTTCCCGGGTCGAACCGGGCCTGCTCGTCTGCGCCGCCCGACCCGTCGGCGACGGTGACCTGAAGTTCTACGATGCCGTTTTCAGAGGG GTGGTGAAGAAGGAGCATCAGATTGTGAAAGGAGTGGAAGCGTGCAAATGTACCTTCATCCTCGACTGGATTGACAGTGGAGAAACTGGTTCATGCACTGTTGAGAACATTTGCAGAGTGCAGGATACCAGTGACGAAGAATTGGATCCGGCTCTGATTTCTTTTCTCAACAAGGCCAGGGAGAGAATCGAAACTACTTTTTGTACTCGGTTGAGGATTACTAGTGGAGATGTTTATGATCTCAGAGCATCACACAAG GATGCAAGCCGTTCCACCGCAGCCATGGCTCTAAGCGGCTCTGTTGAAG GAATGGGTGCAGATTCTGATTCATTAAGGATCTCTTATGAAGCTGCTCATCCCAAAGAGCGCTACAAGGCAAGCTTTTCTCAACCCTTAGTTTTTGAATCAAAATGGAATAGATGTAGGGTATTTTGA
- the LOC133743631 gene encoding uncharacterized protein LOC133743631 yields MSNSAYESSSEMDRHDVDIGGVPYVVMVENLEKGISPFTIMEFIHQQVSISCQVLVSPSLSSEAYTRGTITVNSKKNLDKLSGFLENPDHSIISSKGRPWVITEKRLAHDISLASIQAFIANYQTMLRSRKIETSNELKVVLSGTEEFNTAMLLKNLFWEFVNHQARLHQRLLTEEAKISQLFDAEEM; encoded by the exons ATGAGTAATAGTGCTTATGAAAGTTCTTCTGAAATGGATCGACACGATGTGGATATTGGAGGGGTTCCCTATGTAGTAATGGTGGAAAATCTTGAGAAGGGGATATCACCATTTACAATTATGGAATTTATCCATCAGCAAGTTTCAATATCATGTCAAGTACTTGTTTCTCCAAGTTTGTCGTCGGAGGCATATACAAGAGGAACCATCACTGTGAACAGCAAAAAGAATCTGGACAAGTTGTCTGGGTTTTTGGAGAATCCAGATCACAGCATCATTTCTTCAAAGGGAAG GCCTTGGGTAATTACTGAGAAACGGCTAGCACATGATATTTCATTGGCTTCAATTCAAGCCTTCATTGCTAACTATCAG ACTATGTTAAGGAGTAGAAAAATTGAAACGAGCAATGAATTGAAGGTTGTCCTCTCTGGAACTGAAGAATTCAACACAGCTATGCTGCTGAAGAATTTATTTTGGGAATTTGTTAATCATCAAGCTCGACTTCACCAGAGGTTACTTACTGAAGAGGCAAAGATCTCTCAGCTATTTGATGCAGAAGAGATGTGA